In Actinomycetota bacterium, one genomic interval encodes:
- a CDS encoding glycosyltransferase — protein sequence MVKKISFITEKMLVGHGVELVVDKLASGLTGRGYDCNVFCTRADDEYRKRACYDINIIPGMTGSNVIELEKKTKELRHIFNNQESDLFIINTFPYYSLAGVLEKPVISINYGVVSTEGMSLRRKLFFRYMDFTQNNFYFKNSFKIISISEFLNGKIPKSLKNKSSCIYLGADHYKNELGEKDRIEKEAVKLRQELNIPESDVLMLYVGRLNPVNQPYKGTGELREIFREARKSNDSLKLLMVGFGSGNDEIALRNEGICVIPNAPFEMMPVIYSASDIYTTCTKWEGFDLPVVEAQTFSKPAICYKIGAHPEIMEDGITGYLVNSREEFLLKLIELSKNPGLIKKLGENGLKSSERFTWERTVDEYDSLFRKSGRTHNLVLENANFSDKGATHNDKGTAYNDKETTYNNVLPANTSALTVLIVNYNSSVECISECLDSLKNQTVKNFKVLLFDNGSTNETIRTIKNFYLKKSDKDISSNMTGREEYDEFYGIDLNIIENDSNIGLGRAINKALKQIDTKYVLISGFDVVYDSAALEEFLNEAEKIDDNVAGLAPKIKFSYQRNFIESVGTYLDTSLYDGYQGLGQLDLHQYDVPEEIFGLSFTCAFIKTDYFKPSRVGPVEEDFFLFYEDFDFCYRANLLGYRFRSCPKSVVYHKYAYNFREESTAFQTIYYYKRLNLLKMLFKNCEQRTIDRILPTEMRIMKSNLKDRNMKHTSKRIISDFRKSRNHLLKQRKMIQLQRLVNDDEIIKYYWGEKNFFDIITNEPVFSIENLIKIYQRLFVITGSSRYMEYISYLESLENTKLKFDKKILTSKLHNKLEKEPISVHEFIDRL from the coding sequence ATGGTTAAAAAAATTTCTTTTATTACTGAAAAAATGCTTGTCGGACATGGTGTGGAACTTGTAGTCGACAAACTTGCTTCAGGACTTACAGGTAGAGGTTACGATTGCAATGTTTTCTGCACCCGGGCTGATGATGAATACAGGAAAAGAGCTTGTTATGATATAAACATTATTCCCGGAATGACTGGCTCGAATGTCATTGAGCTTGAGAAAAAAACAAAGGAACTCAGGCATATCTTCAATAATCAGGAAAGCGATCTTTTTATAATCAATACTTTTCCATATTACAGCCTTGCAGGGGTGCTTGAAAAACCTGTTATTTCAATAAACTACGGGGTGGTCTCCACTGAAGGCATGAGTCTGAGAAGAAAACTATTTTTCAGATATATGGATTTTACCCAGAATAATTTTTATTTTAAGAACAGCTTTAAAATAATAAGTATATCTGAATTTCTTAACGGCAAAATCCCGAAATCATTAAAAAACAAGTCATCCTGCATATATCTGGGAGCAGACCATTACAAAAATGAGCTGGGCGAAAAAGACAGGATTGAAAAAGAAGCCGTAAAGCTGAGGCAGGAACTGAATATCCCGGAAAGTGACGTGCTGATGCTATATGTGGGAAGGCTGAATCCTGTTAATCAGCCATATAAGGGCACCGGGGAACTTAGGGAGATTTTCAGGGAAGCAAGAAAAAGCAATGATTCTTTAAAGCTTCTGATGGTCGGATTCGGTTCCGGAAACGATGAAATAGCTTTAAGAAATGAAGGGATATGCGTAATTCCCAATGCTCCTTTTGAAATGATGCCTGTTATTTATTCTGCAAGCGATATATACACCACATGTACGAAATGGGAAGGCTTTGACCTTCCGGTAGTTGAAGCCCAGACTTTTTCAAAGCCGGCTATCTGCTATAAAATCGGGGCGCATCCTGAAATAATGGAAGATGGCATCACCGGATATCTTGTAAACAGCAGGGAAGAATTTCTTTTAAAACTTATAGAACTTTCAAAAAATCCCGGCCTTATAAAAAAACTGGGAGAAAACGGCCTTAAATCATCGGAAAGATTCACCTGGGAAAGAACCGTGGACGAATATGACTCTCTTTTCAGGAAATCCGGGAGAACGCATAATCTGGTACTCGAAAACGCAAATTTTTCCGATAAAGGAGCTACTCATAATGATAAAGGAACTGCCTATAACGATAAAGAAACTACTTATAATAATGTATTACCGGCAAACACGTCTGCCCTTACTGTTCTTATAGTTAATTACAATTCTTCCGTAGAATGCATTTCCGAGTGCCTTGACTCTCTGAAAAACCAGACTGTTAAAAATTTTAAAGTTCTGCTTTTTGATAATGGAAGCACAAATGAAACCATCCGCACCATAAAAAACTTCTACTTGAAAAAATCTGACAAAGATATTTCAAGCAATATGACAGGCAGAGAGGAATATGACGAATTTTATGGTATTGATTTAAATATAATCGAAAACGATTCAAACATAGGTCTTGGCAGAGCAATAAACAAAGCTTTAAAACAAATAGACACAAAGTATGTTCTGATATCGGGATTTGATGTGGTTTATGATTCCGCTGCGCTTGAGGAATTTTTAAATGAAGCGGAAAAAATTGATGATAATGTAGCAGGTCTTGCGCCAAAGATTAAATTTTCATATCAGCGTAATTTTATTGAAAGCGTCGGAACATACCTGGATACTTCTCTTTACGACGGTTATCAGGGACTCGGACAGCTTGACCTGCATCAGTATGATGTTCCTGAAGAAATATTCGGATTGTCTTTTACATGTGCTTTCATTAAAACGGATTATTTTAAACCCTCGAGAGTCGGGCCTGTAGAAGAAGATTTCTTTTTATTTTATGAAGATTTTGATTTCTGCTACAGGGCAAACCTGCTCGGATACAGGTTCAGGTCATGTCCGAAATCTGTTGTCTATCACAAGTACGCATATAACTTCAGGGAAGAATCAACTGCTTTTCAGACCATTTACTATTACAAAAGACTTAATCTTCTGAAAATGCTTTTTAAGAACTGTGAGCAGAGAACAATCGACAGGATACTTCCGACAGAAATGAGAATAATGAAGTCAAATTTAAAAGACAGAAATATGAAGCACACATCAAAAAGGATAATTTCTGATTTCAGAAAAAGCAGAAACCATCTTTTGAAGCAGAGAAAAATGATACAGCTGCAAAGACTTGTAAATGATGATGAGATAATAAAGTATTACTGGGGTGAAAAGAACTTCTTTGATATCATAACAAACGAACCTGTATTTTCGATCGAGAATCTTATAAAAATTTATCAGAGACTTTTTGTGATTACAGGCAGCAGCAGATATATGGAATATATAAGCTATCTGGAAAGTCTTGAAAATACCAAACTAAAATTCGACAAGAAAATCCTGACGTC